In the genome of Cryptomeria japonica chromosome 8, Sugi_1.0, whole genome shotgun sequence, one region contains:
- the LOC131075227 gene encoding putative disease resistance protein At3g14460, whose amino-acid sequence MQGQERMCQEVADFFKSVQSVKKGTSIAGLYGIPGQGKTTLAKAFCNFKMGDFEGKVCHLEFSRGDSFERTKLALQYLTRCPQLILQTLTDRDQAQVELYRRLKGQRVLLVLDNVTEESIDEVTDYLKEELGENSCILLSARSVDVLEMHFKIGKRSCMRVPRLEEDEAIEILLEKAPIDVSTMGAEEKAFAVKCADRFLFEEVGRRGQTFHPLALKAFGGHLFSKYGPHLSKWAGEIEGWINRSSYGLDDLLAVLGKAFDSTRPEYRTIFMLLTLYMPTRMSPHKVTEWLAMVLNKEISFIEKAVSLNICF is encoded by the exons ATGCAAGGACAAGAACGAATGTGTCAG GAGGTTGCAGATTTCTTCAAATCTGTCCAGTCCGTCAAAAAGGGAACCAGTATTGCAGGATTGTATGGAATACCGGGCCAGGGAAAAACTACACTTGCCAAGGCTTTCTGCAACTTCAAAATGGGGGATTTCGAAGGTAAAGTATGCCATCTGGAATTTTCTAGAGGCGATTCATTTGAAAGAACAAAACTTGCCCTGCAATATCTCACTCGCTGCCCTCAGTTGATTCTTCAAACACTGACAGACCGAGATCAG GCACAAGTTGAGTTGTATAGACGACTGAAGGGCCAAAGGGTATTGTTGGTTCTCGACAATGTCACAGAAGAAAGTATTGACGAAGTAACGGATTATCTTAAGGAAGAGTTGGGAGAAAACAGCTGCATCCTTTTGAGCGCTCGGAGTGTAGATGTTCTAGAAATGCATTTCAAGATAGGTAAGCGGTCATGCATGCGCGTCCCAAGGCTTGAAGAGGACGAGGCCATAGAAATCTTGTTGGAAAAGGCACCTATAGATGTGTCAACGATGGGGGCAGAGGAAAAAGCTTTTGCTGTCAAGTGTGCAGACAGATTTTTGTTCGAAGAGGTCGGTCGGAGAGGTCAAACATTTCATCCGTTAGCCTTAAAGGCTTTCGGCGGCCACCTCTTCAGTAAATATGGTCCGCATTTGTCAAAGTGGGCTGGTGAGATAGAAGGCTGGATAAACCGATCTAGTTATGGTTTGGATGATTTGTTGGCTGTGCTGGGCAAAGCTTTTGATAGCACGCGTCCCGAATATCGCACCATATTCATGCTTCTCACCCTATATATGCCGACTCGTATGTCTCCCCACAAAGTTACTGAGTGGTTGGCAATGGTTCTAAACAAAGAGATCTCATTTATTGAGAAAGCAGTGAGTTTGAATATTTGCTTTTAA